Proteins encoded in a region of the Marinomonas maritima genome:
- a CDS encoding aldo/keto reductase — MNTRILGKTGFKVSEIGLGCWQLGNDFGPVEDKEANAILQTAVDHGISFFDTADVYGGGLSEQRIGQWRRALTTPPIIATKVGRDAALYPDGYSKASVKRSLQASAKRLGVESIDLAQLHCVPREVLFAGDILTWMEDLKQEGVIKHFGASVEMLDEAKFCCEHPEIASLQILFNVFRQDAVESIFPIAEKNNVGIIVRLPLASGLLSGKMRADYVFNEHDHRSYNKDGAAFHVGETFNGIPFKKGVILVDSLKNKLPDNQTVLDVSLRWILDQPQVSSIIAGASHSSQVIRNAGVSSLPPLSKETHQLLGDFYREEVRMEIRGGI, encoded by the coding sequence ATGAATACAAGAATATTAGGTAAAACAGGTTTCAAGGTCTCAGAAATTGGCTTGGGATGCTGGCAGCTGGGGAATGACTTTGGCCCCGTGGAAGATAAAGAGGCAAATGCTATTTTGCAAACGGCTGTTGATCACGGAATCAGTTTTTTTGATACAGCGGACGTGTACGGCGGCGGTTTAAGTGAGCAACGAATAGGGCAATGGCGCCGGGCTTTAACAACGCCGCCCATTATTGCTACAAAAGTTGGACGTGATGCCGCGTTATACCCTGATGGTTACAGCAAAGCATCTGTGAAAAGGAGTTTGCAGGCTTCGGCTAAAAGATTGGGGGTTGAATCGATTGATTTGGCTCAATTGCATTGCGTACCAAGAGAGGTGCTTTTTGCTGGCGATATTCTTACTTGGATGGAAGACCTCAAACAAGAAGGTGTTATCAAGCATTTCGGCGCTAGTGTGGAAATGCTAGATGAAGCAAAATTCTGCTGTGAGCATCCTGAAATAGCCAGTTTACAGATTTTATTCAATGTCTTTCGGCAAGACGCTGTTGAGTCGATTTTTCCAATAGCAGAGAAAAACAATGTCGGCATCATTGTGCGTTTACCGTTGGCGAGTGGTTTGTTGTCTGGAAAAATGCGCGCGGATTATGTATTCAATGAGCATGATCATCGCTCATACAACAAAGATGGTGCCGCTTTCCATGTTGGGGAAACGTTCAACGGTATTCCTTTTAAAAAGGGGGTTATTCTGGTTGACTCGTTAAAAAACAAATTGCCGGATAATCAAACAGTACTGGATGTCTCCCTTCGGTGGATATTAGATCAACCACAGGTGTCTAGTATTATTGCGGGCGCAAGCCATTCCTCTCAAGTAATACGCAATGCAGGCGTGTCATCTTTGCCTCCTTTGAGCAAAGAAACGCATCAATTATTAGGTGATTTTTATCGTGAAGAAGTGAGAATGGAAATTCGTGGTGGTATATAG
- a CDS encoding AEC family transporter: MLTALADALAPILLIIGLGFFLGKRTDYLNSPSLGALVSNLGLPALLLYSVLSMQMQVFSMLKIIAATVIVLAVVALLSYVFLKTFKLPTRFYLPPLVNPNTGNLGIPIAYALFGNEGMAIAVVISSVVQISHFTLGVGFMSGAYHPKQLLKNGPVIALLLGAALLSFKVNLPAPLMNTLSMLSNITLPIMLMLLGKSLSSLSIKESSKINRAAALSLFRPVVGVLSACLVVYFFPLSHLESSVLIVLNAMPVAVISYMLTIKFKGPVDDIALMILLSLPVSLFIVGFLWWFHL, translated from the coding sequence ATGCTAACGGCATTGGCTGACGCACTCGCTCCCATTCTACTCATTATTGGCTTAGGCTTTTTTCTTGGCAAGAGAACAGACTATCTAAACAGTCCCTCGTTAGGCGCTTTGGTCTCAAATTTAGGCTTACCTGCTTTGTTACTTTACTCGGTATTATCGATGCAAATGCAGGTTTTCAGCATGCTAAAAATCATTGCTGCGACTGTTATTGTGCTAGCTGTTGTAGCATTGCTTTCGTACGTTTTTTTAAAAACTTTTAAATTGCCGACACGCTTCTACTTACCTCCGCTGGTCAACCCAAACACAGGCAATCTTGGTATCCCTATCGCTTACGCCTTGTTTGGAAATGAAGGCATGGCCATTGCGGTCGTCATTTCATCGGTCGTACAAATCAGCCACTTCACTTTAGGGGTTGGCTTTATGTCTGGAGCCTATCATCCAAAACAATTGCTCAAAAATGGCCCTGTCATTGCTTTATTACTTGGTGCGGCTTTATTAAGCTTTAAGGTGAATTTACCTGCGCCATTAATGAATACATTGAGCATGCTCAGTAATATTACATTACCCATCATGCTGATGCTTCTTGGTAAGTCTCTAAGTAGCTTGAGCATAAAAGAAAGCAGTAAAATCAATAGAGCGGCGGCCTTGTCTCTATTCCGTCCTGTCGTAGGTGTATTGAGCGCATGCCTCGTTGTCTATTTTTTCCCACTCAGTCACTTAGAAAGTTCTGTATTAATTGTGCTGAATGCAATGCCAGTTGCCGTTATCAGCTACATGCTGACTATCAAGTTTAAAGGGCCGGTTGATGACATTGCGCTGATGATTCTTCTTTCTTTACCTGTGTCTCTTTTCATTGTGGGCTTTCTATGGTGGTTTCACCTTTAA
- a CDS encoding LysR family transcriptional regulator has translation MNIHLPEGIRTFLAVVEAHSFSKAAEQLNISRARVSQIISRLEKDMGVQLLYRSTRSLSLSPAGDTFYQLSRQGIDQLEHAVLSAQNAHSSISGQIRINAVGGLFGEEILAPILVRFMGENPEIEIDLSFSSTREDLIEAQYDLVVRMGVLPNSNLIGRKLTSYTNHLVASPNYLKSMPALNSPKDLLDHALINGSVRRWSFTNTSNDERYELPVQGKLKCSNGHVAKLATLSGAGISRQPAYYVEQEIESGRLIEILPQWQLPPSDVTLLYPQSRNISLRVKALVHYLIEAFKISND, from the coding sequence ATGAATATTCATCTTCCTGAGGGCATACGAACATTTTTAGCGGTTGTGGAAGCCCATAGCTTCTCCAAAGCCGCCGAGCAACTTAATATTTCCCGAGCGCGAGTCTCGCAGATTATTAGTCGTCTAGAAAAAGACATGGGCGTTCAGTTACTTTATCGGTCGACTCGATCTCTTTCTTTATCGCCCGCTGGAGACACATTTTATCAACTGTCACGACAAGGTATTGATCAGCTGGAGCATGCGGTTCTATCGGCCCAGAATGCACACTCAAGTATTAGCGGACAGATCAGAATCAATGCGGTAGGTGGTTTATTCGGTGAAGAAATACTCGCACCAATATTGGTTCGCTTTATGGGGGAAAACCCTGAAATAGAAATAGATTTAAGCTTTTCAAGCACTCGGGAGGACTTAATCGAAGCGCAATATGATTTGGTGGTGAGAATGGGGGTTTTACCTAATTCAAACCTCATTGGTCGCAAGCTCACCAGCTACACAAACCATCTTGTCGCCAGCCCAAACTACCTAAAGTCAATGCCAGCACTTAATAGTCCAAAGGACTTACTGGATCACGCTTTGATTAATGGTTCGGTGAGAAGGTGGTCTTTTACAAATACCTCAAACGATGAAAGATACGAACTTCCAGTACAAGGCAAATTAAAATGTTCAAATGGACACGTAGCAAAATTAGCAACACTAAGTGGTGCAGGTATATCCCGTCAGCCAGCTTATTATGTAGAACAAGAGATTGAATCTGGGAGACTCATTGAAATACTTCCACAGTGGCAATTACCTCCTTCCGATGTCACGCTGCTTTACCCTCAATCGAGAAACATAAGCCTTAGAGTAAAAGCGCTGGTGCACTATCTCATTGAAGCCTTTAAGATAAGCAACGATTAA
- a CDS encoding lipoprotein-releasing ABC transporter permease subunit, with protein sequence MINFLPIAIGLRYARAKRSNHFISFISFSSIAGLALGVMVLITVLSVMNGFDRELRQRILGMVPHATLWGGPVLDDWRNTATLVEKMPNVVGVAPHTQAQVMFQSGSSVHGAILNGINPEMEKKVSIIDENMASGSLSALNDTRFGIVLGAQLAKMLRVDIGDKVTAILPKANVSIAGVAPVLKRFTVVGTFEVGAELDSSLAYINIKDAAKLKRYQDDSVEALRISFDDLFLAPSRIWDIARAVPGQNRVSDWTRTHGNLFQAIKMEKTMIGLLLLLIVAVAAFNIVSTLVMVVTDKRNDIAILRTMGLTSGQVMWIFVVQGMFIGMLGTFIGVVLGVTLALNVSEIIAAVQTLLNVQFLSSDVYFINYLPSQLEWSDVKLIVISAFVMTVTATIYPAWRASKVEPAEALRYE encoded by the coding sequence TTGATTAACTTCCTCCCTATTGCCATCGGCCTGCGTTATGCTCGGGCAAAACGTTCCAACCACTTTATTTCTTTTATCAGTTTTTCATCTATTGCTGGCCTGGCACTTGGTGTAATGGTTTTAATTACCGTTTTGTCTGTAATGAATGGCTTTGACCGAGAACTGCGTCAACGAATTTTAGGCATGGTTCCCCATGCAACTTTATGGGGTGGACCGGTTTTAGATGATTGGCGAAATACGGCAACCTTAGTTGAAAAAATGCCGAATGTGGTTGGTGTCGCACCCCACACTCAAGCTCAAGTGATGTTTCAATCTGGATCGAGTGTGCATGGCGCCATCTTAAATGGCATCAATCCAGAAATGGAAAAGAAAGTGTCAATCATTGATGAAAACATGGCCTCAGGCTCTCTGAGTGCTCTTAATGACACTCGTTTTGGTATCGTATTGGGTGCTCAGCTAGCCAAAATGTTACGCGTTGATATTGGCGATAAAGTCACTGCAATTTTGCCCAAGGCAAATGTTTCTATTGCTGGTGTCGCTCCAGTGCTGAAGCGCTTTACTGTTGTGGGAACATTTGAAGTGGGCGCTGAATTAGATAGTAGCCTTGCGTATATTAATATCAAGGATGCGGCCAAGCTAAAGCGTTATCAAGACGATTCGGTCGAAGCATTACGGATTTCATTTGATGATTTATTCTTAGCGCCTTCTCGCATTTGGGATATTGCTCGGGCTGTGCCTGGGCAGAATAGGGTAAGCGATTGGACTCGAACGCATGGTAACCTTTTCCAAGCCATTAAAATGGAAAAAACCATGATCGGTTTGCTGCTTCTGCTAATTGTTGCTGTGGCCGCGTTTAATATTGTTTCCACTTTGGTAATGGTCGTAACGGATAAACGGAATGACATCGCCATTCTTAGAACAATGGGCTTAACCTCTGGTCAGGTTATGTGGATTTTTGTGGTTCAGGGAATGTTTATTGGCATGTTGGGAACATTTATTGGTGTCGTGCTAGGCGTGACGTTAGCGCTCAATGTGAGCGAGATTATTGCCGCCGTGCAGACGCTGTTGAACGTTCAGTTTTTGAGTTCAGATGTTTACTTTATTAACTATTTACCTTCTCAACTTGAATGGTCTGATGTGAAATTGATTGTTATATCCGCTTTTGTCATGACGGTTACTGCCACTATTTATCCTGCTTGGCGAGCCTCAAAAGTAGAACCTGCAGAGGCATTACGCTATGAATAA
- a CDS encoding DUF2062 domain-containing protein has product MPKNYLKKFIPNPEKLKQSKALGLLGSQIYEANLWHLNRKSVARAFFNGLFWAFIPMPFQMLASALLAIPLRANIPLSIALVWITNPITMPFVFYFNYKVGSLILGSHHEKGFTLSVEWIWDKMEHIWLPLYVGSIVSGLIAGAISYAVIIVLWRLHVVKRWKERKLRNKNSEK; this is encoded by the coding sequence ATGCCGAAGAATTATCTAAAAAAATTCATACCAAATCCAGAAAAACTTAAGCAAAGCAAAGCTTTAGGCCTATTAGGCTCGCAGATTTATGAAGCTAATTTATGGCATCTAAATCGTAAGTCTGTCGCGCGTGCTTTCTTTAATGGTTTGTTCTGGGCATTTATTCCCATGCCATTTCAGATGCTGGCATCTGCTTTGCTTGCTATACCATTACGCGCAAACATTCCGCTTTCCATAGCTCTGGTGTGGATCACAAACCCTATTACAATGCCCTTTGTTTTTTACTTCAACTACAAAGTGGGCTCATTAATTCTCGGATCTCATCATGAAAAAGGCTTCACGCTTTCTGTTGAGTGGATCTGGGATAAAATGGAACACATTTGGCTGCCACTTTATGTAGGTTCCATTGTATCCGGACTCATTGCTGGCGCTATCAGTTACGCAGTCATCATTGTCTTATGGCGTTTGCATGTTGTGAAACGCTGGAAAGAACGCAAACTTCGTAATAAAAACTCGGAAAAATAA
- a CDS encoding ExbD/TolR family protein, with amino-acid sequence MKFRRQKIDDVQINLTPLIDVVFLLLIFFMVSTTFNQSTELTIDLPTATSNAPSSDRSKDVELVITADGQYVINGQTLINEKISTLIQGLKEVTQGDNTRPLIITADAKSSYDMVLRVYDAAANLGITKLAHTAQKEPAQ; translated from the coding sequence GTGAAGTTTCGTCGTCAAAAAATAGATGACGTTCAAATTAATTTAACGCCATTGATTGATGTCGTCTTTTTATTACTGATTTTTTTTATGGTCAGTACTACTTTTAATCAATCCACTGAATTGACGATTGACTTACCAACGGCAACCTCTAATGCACCCAGTTCAGATCGTTCTAAGGATGTTGAATTAGTCATTACCGCGGATGGTCAATATGTCATTAACGGACAAACACTTATTAATGAAAAAATCAGTACATTAATTCAAGGCTTAAAGGAAGTGACGCAAGGCGATAATACACGACCATTGATTATTACCGCTGACGCTAAATCCTCTTATGACATGGTGCTTAGAGTGTACGATGCTGCGGCAAATCTAGGCATTACAAAACTTGCTCATACTGCACAGAAAGAACCTGCCCAGTGA
- a CDS encoding ComEC/Rec2 family competence protein — MLLSSLSILMGAVLVPSDYLWMYSTHIILVCLYLIWSKRLIVLFLTLISFVSVLSSEFSASPFLSLTTDSKLLVDFENKKLIGNHSQVTSPNTWSDKQSIRLVYFEKDGVRRTQDNFSLTFSQSKFHLVKSSQKVYQGVITRVVLPNQEGSWWQQNLYIKRQAAELTVHFSDEDLQRLEQKPFSVRGRLLAKLDHAFESFDYWRFSKALLLGQDDLWSERDTWMVRTLGLAHLFVVSGLHTGFMFVIGRMISRSVWRFFPNRLVLYGVTRWHCDAAIVIPLLFAYAYITNWGEPVVRASIMLSVYLCARMLALKLSPYSIITFALWLVLLFEPRAILSPGLWLSFSMVYLLIGFCQTSTKLSRLFMVQVMLSTASMVLILGWQAAISSASILVNILLIPLAAFLWFPWALLSCMEVLIIGSTYSYEQLEILLYYLISFLEVVAFEWPLLIFEQHISDVPRLLMLLLVIVWVYQSPLKRGIVSAIGIWFILFSSMLSNVSEADLTLVNKDNKLILTEKSDILLTNTWVGSDISRLRLDSYLNTEQQGGYFLAPSKASELTPQVLLAHGVKWLILKQDGAEKIIAMLHGMNVKWLVIPAGGSLDFYFQKNRISLRHSSCIYSFFLLKSDTCKRVEKLESVLNYNQT, encoded by the coding sequence ATGTTACTAAGTAGTTTGTCCATATTGATGGGCGCCGTACTGGTGCCGAGCGATTATTTGTGGATGTATTCTACTCACATCATTCTGGTGTGTCTCTACTTAATATGGTCAAAGCGTTTAATAGTATTGTTTTTGACACTTATCTCCTTTGTTTCTGTTCTTTCCAGTGAGTTTTCAGCATCTCCTTTTTTATCGTTAACTACAGACAGCAAGCTCCTGGTAGATTTTGAAAATAAAAAACTCATTGGCAATCACTCTCAAGTGACAAGCCCCAATACTTGGTCTGATAAACAGTCAATTCGACTTGTGTATTTCGAAAAAGACGGCGTTCGGCGTACTCAAGATAATTTCTCCCTTACTTTTTCGCAATCGAAGTTTCATTTAGTGAAATCATCGCAGAAGGTATATCAAGGTGTCATTACTCGCGTTGTACTCCCAAACCAAGAAGGTTCTTGGTGGCAGCAAAACCTTTATATAAAAAGACAAGCGGCAGAGCTGACTGTTCATTTTTCAGATGAAGATTTGCAGCGTCTAGAGCAAAAGCCTTTTTCAGTAAGAGGCAGGCTCTTAGCTAAACTTGATCACGCCTTTGAAAGTTTTGACTATTGGCGCTTTTCTAAGGCTTTGTTATTAGGTCAGGATGACTTATGGAGCGAGCGCGATACTTGGATGGTTCGTACGCTGGGCTTAGCGCATCTTTTTGTGGTTTCTGGATTACACACTGGTTTTATGTTTGTCATTGGTCGAATGATAAGTCGAAGTGTTTGGCGGTTTTTTCCTAACAGGCTAGTGCTTTACGGAGTGACTCGTTGGCATTGTGATGCCGCGATTGTCATTCCGTTATTATTTGCTTATGCCTATATAACAAATTGGGGTGAACCCGTTGTGAGGGCATCCATCATGCTTAGTGTGTATTTGTGTGCTCGAATGTTGGCGCTAAAGCTTTCACCATATAGCATTATCACCTTTGCTTTATGGCTGGTGTTACTTTTTGAACCTAGAGCGATACTAAGCCCTGGGTTATGGCTTTCATTTAGCATGGTGTATTTATTAATAGGGTTTTGCCAGACGTCGACAAAGCTATCGCGTTTATTCATGGTGCAAGTGATGCTTAGTACCGCGTCGATGGTACTGATTCTGGGTTGGCAAGCCGCTATTTCTAGCGCTTCTATTTTAGTAAATATTCTGCTTATTCCATTAGCGGCTTTTTTATGGTTTCCATGGGCACTGCTTTCTTGTATGGAAGTACTGATCATCGGTTCAACCTACAGCTATGAACAACTAGAAATACTGCTTTATTATCTTATAAGTTTTCTTGAAGTGGTCGCTTTTGAATGGCCATTGCTGATTTTCGAACAGCATATCTCTGATGTGCCAAGGCTACTTATGTTGCTTTTGGTCATCGTTTGGGTTTATCAAAGTCCTTTGAAAAGAGGCATAGTCAGTGCTATTGGGATTTGGTTTATTTTGTTTTCTTCTATGCTGTCTAATGTTTCTGAGGCTGACTTAACCTTGGTAAATAAAGATAATAAACTGATTTTGACAGAAAAGAGCGATATTTTGTTAACCAACACTTGGGTTGGATCGGACATCAGTAGATTAAGACTCGATTCCTATTTAAATACGGAGCAACAAGGTGGTTATTTCTTAGCACCAAGCAAGGCTTCTGAACTCACACCTCAAGTACTTTTAGCGCATGGTGTGAAATGGCTGATATTAAAGCAGGATGGGGCTGAAAAAATAATAGCGATGTTGCATGGGATGAACGTCAAATGGTTGGTTATTCCTGCTGGAGGATCGTTAGATTTTTACTTCCAAAAAAATCGTATTTCGCTGCGGCATTCTTCCTGCATATATTCGTTTTTTCTCTTAAAATCTGACACTTGCAAACGTGTAGAAAAGTTAGAGAGTGTGTTAAATTACAATCAAACTTAA
- the bcp gene encoding thioredoxin-dependent thiol peroxidase, which translates to MTIEIGQIAPDFSAKDQNGEIITLSQFKGKKVALYFYPRDSTPGCTAQACDLRDNYQTLLEQDFVILGVSTDTEKKHQNFIAKYNLPFPLIADTEKDVHELYGTWQLKKFMGRESMGTVRTTFIIDENGLISDIISKVKTKEHAAQILK; encoded by the coding sequence ATGACAATCGAAATTGGACAAATTGCGCCGGACTTTAGTGCGAAAGATCAGAATGGTGAGATAATCACACTTAGTCAATTCAAAGGTAAGAAAGTTGCTTTGTATTTCTACCCAAGAGATTCTACACCTGGCTGTACGGCTCAAGCTTGCGACCTACGCGACAATTATCAAACGTTACTAGAGCAAGATTTTGTTATTCTTGGAGTCAGTACTGATACAGAGAAAAAACATCAAAATTTCATCGCTAAGTACAATCTACCTTTTCCATTGATCGCTGATACTGAAAAAGACGTGCACGAGTTATACGGAACTTGGCAGCTAAAGAAATTTATGGGCCGAGAATCCATGGGAACAGTAAGAACAACGTTTATTATCGATGAAAACGGCCTGATCTCAGACATTATTAGCAAAGTAAAAACCAAAGAACATGCAGCTCAAATCCTGAAATAA
- a CDS encoding ABC transporter ATP-binding protein, which produces MNNVVLECRALSKQYQDGKQIVDVFRSIDLTLNKGQACAIVGSSGSGKTTLLNLLAGLDLATTGEVKLANVSWSSMKDAKRSKMRNKEMGFVYQFHHLLPEFSALENVLMPMWIAGMNKKEANIRGEELLGQVGLKDRLHHKPSQLSGGERQRVAIARALANRPACVLMDEPTGNLDETTSLEIQNLINELKTTYDMAFLVVTHDEKMLSWMDSAYRLSQGALQPIKQTDV; this is translated from the coding sequence ATGAATAATGTGGTACTGGAATGTCGTGCTCTTTCGAAACAATATCAAGACGGCAAACAAATTGTGGACGTGTTTCGTTCTATTGATTTGACCCTAAACAAAGGTCAGGCATGCGCAATCGTCGGTTCTTCTGGATCAGGAAAGACCACGCTGCTTAACTTACTTGCCGGTTTGGATTTGGCAACGACAGGTGAAGTGAAACTGGCGAATGTTTCTTGGTCTAGCATGAAAGACGCCAAGCGCTCCAAAATGCGCAACAAGGAAATGGGCTTTGTTTACCAATTTCATCATTTACTTCCTGAGTTTTCAGCGTTGGAAAATGTATTGATGCCTATGTGGATTGCGGGTATGAATAAAAAAGAAGCAAATATACGTGGAGAAGAATTATTAGGGCAGGTTGGTTTAAAAGATCGCTTGCATCATAAGCCTTCACAACTATCGGGTGGTGAAAGGCAGCGCGTGGCCATTGCACGTGCTTTGGCTAATCGTCCGGCGTGCGTATTGATGGATGAACCCACTGGTAATTTGGATGAAACCACGTCGTTAGAGATTCAAAATCTCATCAATGAACTTAAGACTACTTATGATATGGCTTTTTTGGTTGTTACTCATGATGAGAAAATGTTGAGCTGGATGGATTCAGCTTATCGCTTGTCCCAAGGTGCTTTACAACCGATAAAACAAACGGACGTTTAA
- the purC gene encoding phosphoribosylaminoimidazolesuccinocarboxamide synthase translates to MEKRQELYAGKAKSVFRTDDPDKMVLVFRDDTSAFDGKRIEQLDRKGMVNNKFNAFIMTKLQEAGIPTHFEKLLSDTESLVKCLDMMPIECVVRNVAAGSLCRRLGVEEGITLTPPTFELFLKNDALGDPMINESHVESFGWAKAGDLAKAKELTFKVNDVLKAIFAEGGMILVDSKLEFGLYKGEVVLGDEFSPDGCRLWDANTREKLDKDRFRQGLGGVIEAYEDVGRRIGIDFDA, encoded by the coding sequence ATGGAAAAACGACAAGAGCTGTATGCAGGTAAGGCAAAATCTGTATTTCGTACAGATGATCCTGACAAAATGGTTCTAGTGTTTCGTGATGACACCTCTGCATTTGATGGTAAAAGAATAGAGCAGCTTGACCGCAAAGGCATGGTGAATAATAAGTTCAATGCATTCATCATGACAAAGCTACAAGAAGCAGGAATTCCTACGCATTTTGAAAAGCTTTTAAGTGATACAGAGTCACTGGTTAAGTGTCTTGACATGATGCCTATTGAGTGTGTTGTTCGAAATGTCGCGGCGGGGAGCTTATGCCGTCGTCTAGGTGTAGAGGAAGGCATTACGTTAACGCCCCCAACGTTTGAGCTATTTTTAAAGAATGACGCGTTAGGTGACCCAATGATCAACGAATCTCATGTTGAATCATTCGGATGGGCAAAAGCAGGCGACCTTGCAAAAGCAAAAGAGCTTACATTTAAGGTGAATGATGTATTAAAAGCGATTTTTGCTGAAGGCGGTATGATTCTAGTGGACTCCAAACTAGAATTTGGCCTATATAAAGGCGAGGTTGTATTGGGTGATGAATTTTCCCCAGACGGTTGTCGTTTATGGGATGCAAACACCAGAGAAAAATTAGATAAAGACCGTTTCCGTCAAGGCTTAGGTGGCGTGATTGAAGCTTACGAGGATGTAGGTCGTCGTATAGGTATTGATTTCGACGCATAA
- the dapA gene encoding 4-hydroxy-tetrahydrodipicolinate synthase, which translates to MITGSLVALITPMSPDGAVDTKKLDDLIEFHINEGTHGIVAVGTTGESSTLTPVEHANVIRQVVNTVNGRVPVIAGTGANATHEAIDLTRRAKEAGADACLLVTPYYNKPTQEGLFQHFKAIADAVEIPQILYNVPGRTACDMQNETVVRLSAINNIVGIKDATGNLERGEALIKLLPASFAVYSGDDPTAISLILLGGKGNISVTANVAPKAVAQAAEFALTGDADRAHSIDSTISSLHTNLFLESNPIPVKWACSQLGLCEEGIRLPLTPLSEQHHSAVRQAMIEAGVLLV; encoded by the coding sequence ATGATCACAGGTAGTTTAGTTGCGCTTATCACACCGATGTCACCAGATGGCGCTGTAGATACTAAAAAATTAGATGATCTAATAGAGTTTCATATTAATGAAGGTACACACGGCATTGTTGCCGTAGGCACGACGGGCGAATCTTCCACTTTGACACCAGTAGAACACGCCAATGTGATTCGACAGGTAGTCAATACTGTGAATGGTCGAGTGCCGGTTATTGCGGGTACTGGTGCAAATGCAACGCATGAAGCTATTGATCTGACTCGTCGCGCAAAAGAAGCAGGAGCAGATGCCTGCTTACTGGTCACACCGTATTACAACAAGCCAACACAAGAGGGTTTGTTTCAGCATTTCAAAGCCATTGCAGACGCCGTTGAAATCCCTCAAATTCTTTACAATGTGCCAGGTAGAACGGCATGTGATATGCAAAATGAAACCGTCGTTAGACTTTCTGCAATCAACAACATAGTGGGAATTAAAGATGCCACAGGCAATTTAGAGCGAGGAGAAGCTCTTATTAAGTTATTGCCTGCAAGCTTCGCTGTTTATTCTGGCGATGACCCAACGGCGATTTCACTTATACTCCTTGGTGGCAAAGGCAATATTTCAGTTACCGCGAATGTGGCTCCAAAAGCCGTGGCGCAAGCAGCTGAATTTGCGTTAACTGGCGACGCTGATCGCGCTCATTCAATTGACAGCACTATCAGCTCACTACACACAAATTTATTTCTAGAGTCTAACCCTATCCCTGTAAAATGGGCTTGTAGTCAATTAGGACTATGCGAAGAAGGGATTCGACTACCATTAACACCTCTTTCTGAACAGCATCACTCTGCTGTTAGGCAAGCAATGATAGAAGCTGGAGTTTTATTAGTATGA
- a CDS encoding MotA/TolQ/ExbB proton channel family protein, with product MLAFIQTGGFFMWPLMACSILTLAIIIERFWTLRKAGVAPNGLLSDVMTRLRDDRMTIEYIRSMQTQTGLASIFAAGLLNSKHGRDSMKESVQEAASHVIHELERFMNTLGTIAAISPLLGLLGTVVGMIKVFSVLMESGAGNTALLAGGISEALLTTAAGLGVAIPALIFHRFFSRRIDELVVTMEQQSTKLVDALHGDRDKTGVAQ from the coding sequence GTGTTAGCCTTTATTCAAACTGGTGGTTTTTTCATGTGGCCGTTAATGGCGTGTTCCATCCTTACGCTTGCCATTATTATTGAACGTTTTTGGACGCTGCGAAAAGCAGGCGTGGCGCCAAATGGGCTTTTATCCGATGTAATGACTCGATTACGTGACGATAGAATGACCATTGAATATATTCGTTCCATGCAGACTCAAACGGGATTAGCGTCTATTTTTGCCGCGGGCCTTTTGAACTCAAAGCATGGTCGTGACTCTATGAAAGAAAGCGTTCAAGAAGCGGCCAGTCATGTCATTCATGAATTGGAGCGTTTTATGAATACGTTAGGGACGATCGCCGCTATTTCTCCGTTGCTTGGTTTATTAGGTACAGTAGTTGGTATGATTAAAGTATTTTCTGTATTGATGGAAAGCGGGGCTGGTAATACAGCATTGCTTGCCGGTGGTATATCAGAAGCATTATTAACTACCGCAGCAGGACTTGGCGTTGCTATTCCTGCGTTAATATTTCACCGTTTTTTTAGCCGTAGAATCGACGAGCTTGTTGTTACCATGGAACAGCAATCGACCAAACTAGTGGACGCATTACACGGTGACCGAGATAAAACAGGAGTGGCGCAGTGA